From the Synergistaceae bacterium DZ-S4 genome, one window contains:
- the phoU gene encoding phosphate signaling complex protein PhoU has product MSENNGEDKKQSSLQRYLYAADKERLRTLLEEMSQIAAASIETAVGALRSGDAVLAEKVIEGDDLIDEKEEQIDQECLYSIAMRQPMREDLRFVYSVMKIIVDLERIGDQSVNIAMNVRDLPEGITFPEEMIPFVEKMAEENIKMIGEVMQAFAGEDETVICTARERRKLIKETRSNAVSMLDKIIASEKACENDRMRLFCTVILTLRHLSRISDHVLNLAERVSFIATGISPLTLKRAQEKSQPKTLFDKEG; this is encoded by the coding sequence ATGTCGGAAAACAACGGAGAAGATAAAAAGCAGAGCAGTCTCCAAAGATATCTATACGCCGCGGATAAAGAGAGACTTCGGACTCTTCTTGAAGAGATGTCACAGATCGCTGCAGCCTCAATTGAAACGGCGGTCGGCGCGCTTAGGTCGGGAGATGCCGTACTGGCTGAAAAAGTTATTGAGGGAGACGACCTGATAGATGAAAAAGAAGAGCAGATCGATCAGGAATGCCTCTATTCGATTGCGATGAGGCAGCCGATGCGCGAGGATCTTCGTTTCGTCTATTCTGTCATGAAGATCATAGTAGACCTTGAAAGGATAGGAGACCAGTCGGTCAATATCGCGATGAACGTAAGGGATCTCCCTGAAGGCATAACTTTTCCCGAAGAGATGATACCTTTTGTTGAAAAAATGGCAGAAGAAAATATAAAAATGATCGGGGAAGTCATGCAAGCCTTCGCCGGAGAGGACGAAACAGTCATATGTACCGCAAGAGAGAGAAGAAAGTTGATAAAGGAGACGAGGAGCAACGCTGTTTCGATGCTTGACAAGATCATTGCCTCTGAAAAGGCCTGCGAAAACGACAGGATGAGACTTTTCTGCACCGTGATACTGACATTGAGACATCTCTCCCGTATCTCCGATCACGTGCTGAACCTTGCAGAGAGGGTATCGTTCATTGCGACGGGGATATCCCCCCTGACGCTTAAAAGGGCGCAGGAAAAAAGTCAGCCGAAAACTTTATTCGATAAAGAGGGCTGA